One segment of Bacteroidales bacterium DNA contains the following:
- a CDS encoding CPBP family intramembrane metalloprotease, with protein sequence MTISDRRRGLEILAVAITGALKYIMMDWLELRGLYIGAACLFWAVFILNRYREHKDILKDWGLRKADFKPAFLFLLPFALVLTIAIILYGLSTKATFLNWHMIPIFLGYPAWGLIQQFLMVSLIAGNLRSISVLHLKDHHIIALTSLLFALVHYPSLPLMAFAFVMEGGFVFAYFRWKNIWPLGLYHGWIATMLLYFVMGRDLWKELWPLI encoded by the coding sequence GTGACGATATCCGATAGAAGACGAGGCTTAGAGATACTGGCCGTAGCCATTACAGGAGCACTCAAATATATTATGATGGACTGGCTGGAGCTGCGTGGACTGTACATTGGGGCAGCCTGCCTGTTCTGGGCTGTTTTCATTTTAAACAGATACCGGGAGCATAAGGACATCCTTAAAGATTGGGGTTTACGCAAAGCAGATTTTAAACCCGCTTTTTTGTTCCTCCTCCCCTTCGCACTGGTGCTGACAATTGCCATCATCTTGTATGGGCTCTCCACAAAGGCAACGTTTCTGAACTGGCATATGATCCCGATTTTTTTAGGTTATCCGGCCTGGGGCCTTATTCAACAATTCCTGATGGTTTCCCTGATTGCAGGAAATTTGCGGTCCATCTCCGTACTACATTTAAAGGATCATCATATCATTGCATTGACCTCCCTGTTATTTGCCCTGGTCCACTACCCCAGTCTTCCCCTGATGGCCTTTGCCTTTGTCATGGAAGGGGGTTTCGTCTTTGCGTATTTCAGATGGAAAAATATATGGCCACTGGGGCTTTATCACGGATGGATCGCGACCATGCTGTTGTACTTCGTGATGGGGCGCGATCTGTGGAAGGAACTGTGGCCCTTAATTTAA
- a CDS encoding zinc-ribbon domain-containing protein — MIRCPYCGVELEENANYCSLCGEPVRPHAAGNHLSHLGSSKGKREHKELTEFHRLSGLQKRMIFWKISGIILLSGMLIVFVIDLAGNQSLTWSKYPLTVSGILLVNATLVAFWYKRSFLLLLFSFLSVAILLVLLDIYAGNTGWGMQLGIPLLMAAYVVIHVFSVLIRRTERKGLNVLAYSLTVSGVLCICIDGILSLYSREALHFGWSLIVMVAVALISALLLYIHFRLKRGTDLKRFFHI; from the coding sequence ATGATACGTTGTCCATATTGTGGCGTTGAACTGGAAGAAAATGCCAATTATTGTTCATTATGCGGTGAACCTGTCAGGCCCCACGCAGCTGGAAACCATTTATCCCACCTTGGAAGCAGCAAGGGAAAAAGAGAGCACAAGGAGCTGACCGAGTTTCACAGGTTAAGCGGTTTACAAAAAAGGATGATATTTTGGAAAATATCCGGGATCATTCTTCTTTCCGGGATGTTGATCGTTTTTGTCATAGATTTAGCTGGCAATCAATCCCTTACCTGGTCTAAATATCCTCTGACGGTGAGTGGGATATTATTGGTGAATGCAACCCTGGTTGCTTTCTGGTACAAAAGGAGTTTCCTTCTGCTGTTGTTCAGTTTTTTAAGTGTTGCCATATTGCTGGTGCTTTTAGATATTTATGCCGGTAATACAGGGTGGGGTATGCAACTGGGTATTCCTTTGCTGATGGCGGCCTATGTGGTGATACATGTGTTTTCCGTTTTGATCAGAAGGACAGAGCGGAAAGGGTTGAATGTGCTGGCTTATTCGCTGACGGTATCCGGGGTGCTGTGTATCTGTATCGATGGCATCCTTTCGCTTTATTCACGCGAGGCCCTGCACTTTGGCTGGAGCCTGATCGTGATGGTTGCCGTTGCATTGATCTCAGCCCTGTTGTTGTACATCCATTTCCGGCTGAAAAGGGGCACAGATCTGAAACGCTTTTTTCATATTTAA